CGCCGTCCTACGGTATTCCGGGGGTCGTGTTCGATCCCTCGTCCAAAGGCGCGCAAGCGTACATTGCCTTCGGCGCCGAAATGGTCGAACGCATCAAGACCATGTAATTTATCAAGAGAGCTGACATAGAGATGGCAACCAAAAAACTCAAAGGCCTCGGCCGTGGACTCGACGCCTTGCTGGGCGGCGACAGCGAACCGGCCCCGGCCCAGGCGCCTTCGACGCTGCGCATCAACCAGGTCCAGGCCGGTAAATACCAGCCGCGCACCCGCATGGACGAAACCTCGCTGAGCGAACTGGCGGCGTCGATCAAGAACCAGGGCATCATGCAGCCGGTCCTGGTGCGTCCGCTGGGAGAGGGCTCGCCCGTACCGTACGAGATCATCGCCGGCGAACGGCGCTTCCGCGCGGCGCAGATGGCCGGTCTCGAGGAAATCCCGGTGCTGGTGCGCGACGTCGACGACCAGTCCGCCGCGGCCATGGCCCTGATCGAGAACATCCAACGCGAAGACCTGAACCCGCTCGAAGAAGCGCAGGGCATCCAGCGCCTGATCAGCGATTTTCATTTCACCCACGAGCAGGCGGCGAACGCGGTCGGCCGCTCGCGCAGCGCGGTGTCGAACCTGCTGCGCCTGATTAACCTGGCTTCGCCAGTCCAGACCATGCTCATGGCGGGCGACATCGACATGGGACATGCGCGCGCCTTGCTGGCGGTCGACGCCGCCCACCAGATCACGTTGGCCAACCAGGTCATCGCCAAGCGGCTGTCGGTGCGCGAGACAGAAAAACTGGTGGCGCGCGCGATCGAGGAGCAAGCTAGCCCGGCCGCAGCAGCGCGCGCCAAGGACAAGCCGGGCGACATCGTGCGCCTCGAAGAAGAACTATCCGACAAACTGGCCACCCCGGTCATGTTCAAGATGGGGACCAAGGGCAAGGGGCAATTGATCATCGATTTCGCCGATCTCGACATTCTCGATGGCGTGCTGGCCCGCCTGCGCGCCTGACCACCCCGGTTCGATCACGGCAACTAGCAGGGGTGGCAGGCAGTCGCCCACCCCTGCGTCGAACGCTCGTTGGGTCGGTTGGCGTGGGCGTTAAGTATTTGAAAAGATGGCGTTTTCAGCACATTTTAATTGCTTCCAGCGCATCTTTACCTGCCAGTTATAAGTCCGGAAACGTTTGACTCACGTCCGTATAACCACTTATAATCCCGCTGATTCGTGTAATTACCACATCGTAACTCGTCCCAATGCGCTAGCGCGGAACAAGAAAAATATGCTGCGCCTCGTGTCCCTGCAATTGTTGGCAACGGTAGTGGTTGGCCTCGTCGCCGCACTGCTGGGGGGGCTGGCAGCGATGATATCGGCAATTTTGGGCGGCTTGTGTTGTGTCGTGCCCAACGCGATCATGGCGGTACGCCTGTTTGCCGGCACCCAAAGGCCGGGTGGGGCGAATCCTGCGACCTTCTTCATCTGGGAATTTGTAAAGATTGCGTTGACGCTTGCGCTTCTATTCGCGAGCGCCAAGTTGTACCACGAGCTCAACTGGCTGGCATTGCTGGCCGGGTTCATCGTGGCGCTAAAAAGTTACATCATCTTACTATTTAGGCATCGATAATGGCGAATCCAACAGTAGAAGGCGCAGCAGCACACGCGCCCACCGCTTCAGAGTACATCAAGCACCACCTGGGCCACCTGTCGAACCGTTACCAGGACGGTCCGGTCGATTTTTCCGTGATCCACTATGACACGCTGTTCTGGTCGATCGCGATGGGCGTGCTTGGCTGCATGATCATGTGGATGGCCGCGCGCCGCGCCACGTCGGGCGTGCCGGGCCGTTTCCAGGCTGCCGTCGAAATGCTGGTCGAAATGGTGGAAGACCAGTCCAAGTCGATCGTCCATGGCGACCGCAGCTTCATCGCGCCGGCCGCCCTGACCGTGTTCGTCTGGGTCGCCCTGATGAACTCGCTGGACTTCTTGCCAGTCGACATGTTCTCGTATTTGTTCAGCCTGGCCGGTGTGGAAAACATCTTCCCGTACCACCGCGTCGTGCCGACCGCCGACCTGAACGGCACCATCGGTATCTCGCTCGGCGTGCTGATCCTGATGCTGTACTACGGCATCAAGGTCAAGGGCCTGGGTGGCTTCATCCATGAGTTGTTCGCAGCACCGTTTGGTATCTGGATGGCGCCGTTCAACCTGCTCCTGAACATCATCGAATACGCAGCAAAAATGGTGTCGCTCGGTATGCGACTGTT
Above is a genomic segment from Massilia sp. H6 containing:
- a CDS encoding ParB/RepB/Spo0J family partition protein, with protein sequence MATKKLKGLGRGLDALLGGDSEPAPAQAPSTLRINQVQAGKYQPRTRMDETSLSELAASIKNQGIMQPVLVRPLGEGSPVPYEIIAGERRFRAAQMAGLEEIPVLVRDVDDQSAAAMALIENIQREDLNPLEEAQGIQRLISDFHFTHEQAANAVGRSRSAVSNLLRLINLASPVQTMLMAGDIDMGHARALLAVDAAHQITLANQVIAKRLSVRETEKLVARAIEEQASPAAAARAKDKPGDIVRLEEELSDKLATPVMFKMGTKGKGQLIIDFADLDILDGVLARLRA
- a CDS encoding ATP synthase subunit I, which encodes MLRLVSLQLLATVVVGLVAALLGGLAAMISAILGGLCCVVPNAIMAVRLFAGTQRPGGANPATFFIWEFVKIALTLALLFASAKLYHELNWLALLAGFIVALKSYIILLFRHR
- the atpB gene encoding F0F1 ATP synthase subunit A, giving the protein MANPTVEGAAAHAPTASEYIKHHLGHLSNRYQDGPVDFSVIHYDTLFWSIAMGVLGCMIMWMAARRATSGVPGRFQAAVEMLVEMVEDQSKSIVHGDRSFIAPAALTVFVWVALMNSLDFLPVDMFSYLFSLAGVENIFPYHRVVPTADLNGTIGISLGVLILMLYYGIKVKGLGGFIHELFAAPFGIWMAPFNLLLNIIEYAAKMVSLGMRLFGNMFAGELLFLLIALLGSTATIFGFVGQVIAGSIWAIFHILIVFLQAFIFMMLTLVYLGQAHEGH